A stretch of the Malus sylvestris chromosome 10, drMalSylv7.2, whole genome shotgun sequence genome encodes the following:
- the LOC126587681 gene encoding carboxypeptidase SOL1-like, with product MRPGISYLLTLWGCNKMSMLNLVATVAKIGVHGRIFSSDGARPLPGFIAIKGINSKVQASRAIVDYHSLLAPAGRYKVTATAPGYKSKTTCIWLEEAGTTNGDFVLNPEVNPRGI from the exons ATGAGGCCAGGCATCAGTTAT CTTCTGACTCTTTGGGGATGCAACAAAATGAGCATGCTTAATCTCGTTGCAACTGTAGCCAAG ATAGGAGTACATGGAAGGATCTTTTCATCAGATGGTGCGAGGCCGTTACCTGGCTTTATTGCAATCAAAGGAATAAATTCCAAG GTTCAAGCTAGCAGAGCAATTGTGGATTACCATAGCTTGCTTGCCCCCGCCGGAAGATATAAGG TCACAGCTACTGCGCCTGGGTATAAATCAAAGACGACATGTATCTGGTTGGAAGAAGCAGGCACGACAAATGGGGATTTTGTTCTCAATCCTGAAGTCAATCCCAGAGGAATTTAA